The DNA window AGGTTGTCTTATCCCTTCTTGATATGTTTCTAGTCCTCTGGCATCTATCATAATTTTTCACGTATATATATGCTTCCTTAAACATTGTAGGCTAGAAAAATCCAGCTTGTAAGATCTTTGTTGCAGTGTGGGAACCACTAAAATGCCCCCCAGttggagatgaatggcagtgGTATAGAATCTTGTCAATCTCACTTCCACCTACACGCTTCCTGATTATATTATTTGCATACTGTTTAAACAAAAAACGGCTCCTCCCAGAAATAATACCTCCTATCATGAAGAAATTTGTTCCTTTTTGGTATGTAATTCTAAACGGCATTATTCCACATGCTAAATGATTTTCAAAATTAGCAAACAATAAAGTTTCATTGATTCGAGTTACCTCGAACACATGCTCATCTGGGAAATTTTCATTAATTGAAACAAGTGAATGAGTTACCTCATTTTGTTCCAATTTCGATAGATGgtcagctacttgattttcaactccCTTTCTATCTTGGATCTTAAGGTCAAATTCTTGAAGTAATAGTATATATCGAATTAACCTCGATTTAACATCATTCTTTGAGATTAAGTATTTGATGGAAATTattgaaaaatctttaataaaccttcggtaaaaactGACATGGCCTAAAAATTTCAAACTCCTTTAACAGTGATTGGCGGCGGAAACTTTTCAACCAGATCCACCTTTGCTTTGTCAACTTCGATTCCTCTTCTAGAAATTTTGTgtcctaagacaatcccttctataaacataaaatgacatttctcccaattaaggacaagatttgtCTCCTCACATCTCTTTattaccttagccaaattactcaaacaaacatcataagtgttaacaaaaatagaaaaatcatccattaatacctcaacaaaattttctaccatattagtaaatattgccatcatgcatcgttgaaataTGGCAGATGCATTACATAAACCGAAAGGCATTCGCTTAAAAGCACAAGAACCATACGGGTaagtaaaagtaattttttattggTCTTtcggggctacaactatttggttatatcccgaatatCCATCTAAGAAATAGTAATATTCGTTACCTGCCAGTCAGTccaacatctgatccataaaagttAGCAGAAAATAGTTCTTCCATGTGGCTTTGTtcaattttttgttttctatACAGATTCTCCAACTCGTGACCATCCTCGTTGGGATAAATTCGCTTTGTTCATTCTTGAAAATcttgattccacctttctttaaTACACACTGtaccagacttacccatgaactatctgagatggggtagataattcccgcatctaaccatttgataacTTCCTTTTGAACAACCTCTTTCATTATTGGATTAATTCTCCTTTGCCCATCTATTCTAACTCGCTCGCCCTCCTCTAAGATAATCTTGTGCGTATAAAAGGATGGGCTTATTTCTCGAATATCAACTATGGTCCAACTGATcacctttttaaatttctttaagacTTCAACCAGTTACTTCTCTTGGTTTTATGTTAGTTCTGTTGAAACAATCACGGGCAAAGTAGAACTATTAGCcaaataaacgtatttcaaatgggaaagAAGTACGTTAAGTTCAAGTTTGGATGGATCGTCGATTGAGAACTTTGATTGTGTGTTTTCTTGAGCTTCCAACTCTAATGGTTCAAACCGTGCTATTGAACATAGTCTCTCGGATTGGCTTTTACTTTCATTACCTTCTTTATATTCCCATGGCTAAGACCCTAAAGTTTTTCCAATGggttttcttcaaaatttctttCCCACTccatagaaactaaggtttctagCTCTTTCATCACTTAACATTCTTCTATCGGATCAGGGAACTTCATGGCTTTAAGAACATTAAACTTCACTTGGTTATCTTGAACTctcatggtgagttcacctttttGCAGGTCTATTAATGTTCTTCCCATGGCTAGGAAAGGTTTCCACAGGATGATCAATACTTCCTAATCTGTTTCAAAATCTAAGATAATAAAATCAACATGAAAAATAAACTTGTCTACATGTACCAagacatcctcgatctttccttttGGATATGCCAAAGATCGATCCTCTAATTGAAGTGTCATAGTCgtgggtcttacttcacctatgcCCAACATCTTAAAAATAGATTttggcatcaagttgatgctcgCTCCAAGATCACATAAAGCTTTACCACTGTAAGATTCTCCAATATTATAGGGTATAGTAAAGTTTCCGGGGTCATTCACTTTCAGAGGTAGCTTGTTTTGTAGGAACACACTGTGCTCCTTCGTTAATGCTACAGTCTTAAACTCACTAAGCCTCTTCTTCTTGGACAAAATGTCCTTCATGAACTTGACATAATtgggcatttgttctaaagctcCTACCAATGGTATATTGATATGAAGCTACTt is part of the Gossypium hirsutum isolate 1008001.06 chromosome D11, Gossypium_hirsutum_v2.1, whole genome shotgun sequence genome and encodes:
- the LOC121223190 gene encoding uncharacterized protein; this encodes MPNYVKFMKDILSKKKRLSEFKTVALTKEHSVFLQNKLPLKVNDPGNFTIPYNIGESYSGKALCDLGASINLMPKSIFKMLGIGEVRPTTMTLQLEDRSLAYPKGKIEDVLEVLIILWKPFLAMGRTLIDLQKGELTMRVQDNQVKFNVLKAMKFPDPIEEC